AAAATTTGGCTCTTAAAACTTTTTCCTTTAATCATTATTTATCTGTTATTTTTAATTAAATTTATTGGTAACAGTGATTATGAATCTTTAATTGTTTTGCTGGCAGCGCTACCTTTAACTATTTATATTTTTACTGAAAATATAAAGCTAAAGAAAAATTTACAATATTTACTTTATTTTTTTATTGTAGGAATTATAATTTATTGGGTATTTGCATCTTATGGTTTAATATGGGGGATCTTTAATGGACAATTTATGTTCTCTGGCTTCTCCTGTTTTTTTACTGGCTGTTACGGAGAAACAGGTTGGGGTTTATTTACTCAAAGCGCATTATTTACTGTTGATTTAAAGGTATTACTTTATTTAGCTGTTATTTTTCTTGCAATTAAAAATAGAAGATTAGTTCGTAATTAAGGCGCACAGATTATATGGTTAGCATGAAGGAATTTAAAAAAAGATTAGGAAATACGGCAAATAATTATAGCGAAGAAGAGTTGATAAAATTAAGGGAAGATATGGACGGACTAGCTAACTTTTTGCTAGATGAATATGTTGATAAATTAAAGGGCGGTAAAAAGGTTTAATTCGCCTTGTATTTGTATAACGCTGATTATGTCTATGTTTGTCAAATAATACATAAAATAAGATTTATTATAGTGTCTCATTTGTCTCATTTTTATTCTCAGACCCCGACCCGAGTACTTAAAATCAGTTTTAGAATTATCTTTTAAAACCCCTTATAATATTGCTATAGGGTGGTACTTAACCCGACTGGCCCGCATCTAAAAATACAACCCGAAAGGGTTGTATTTTTAGATGTGTGTAACAATGATGAGAACCTTTAGGTTCGACTGCCGAGGATAACGAGCGAAATGAAAACTTGGTTTTCATTTTTGAGCGACGCAGGCAGAAAAGGGCGGCTTGGCCGCCCTGTTATCCCTTGCTCTCCGCCCATAAAAAAAACACCCTTCCGGGTGTTCTTTTATAGTTAAGACTTTATTTTACTTCTCCCTAATCAGCCTTAAAGTCAAAGGAATTATCAGTAACCACAAAATTGTCGCGATAATCGTGGCAATCAATGCCGGCCAAGTGACATAGCTCATCCTTAACGCTTCTATATCGCCAAGGACACCGCCAATAATAATATAAACAAAAAATCCCCCGGTAAAAAACAAGGAAATTAGTAAACCAATGATCATTGCTTTTAGAATTTTTCTCAACATATTTGCAATTATAGCAAATTAAGGCCCAATCTGTTAAACTTATTACAAGTTTAAATCTTGAGCCCTCTGAGGCTCGCCAAAAATAAAATTATGTCTAACGAAAACCAAGAAGAAAAAATAACCGAGGTTATCGAGCCGGTGGTAGTTGATAACCGTAAAAAGGAGATTTTTGAAGTGCTAAGTTTTAAAGATTGGATGATTACCATTCTGGTCACCTCGATTCCAGTCGTTAACTTAATCATGTTTTTTATC
This window of the Candidatus Parcubacteria bacterium genome carries:
- a CDS encoding hypothetical protein (Derived by automated computational analysis using gene prediction method: GeneMarkS-2+.), with product MTKTIKIWLLKLFPLIIIYLLFLIKFIGNSDYESLIVLLAALPLTIYIFTENIKLKKNLQYLLYFFIVGIIIYWVFASYGLIWGIFNGQFMFSGFSCFFTGCYGETGWGLFTQSALFTVDLKVLLYLAVIFLAIKNRRLVRN
- a CDS encoding hypothetical protein (Derived by automated computational analysis using gene prediction method: GeneMarkS-2+.) codes for the protein MVSMKEFKKRLGNTANNYSEEELIKLREDMDGLANFLLDEYVDKLKGGKKV
- a CDS encoding hypothetical protein (Derived by automated computational analysis using gene prediction method: GeneMarkS-2+.); this translates as MLRKILKAMIIGLLISLFFTGGFFVYIIIGGVLGDIEALRMSYVTWPALIATIIATILWLLIIPLTLRLIREK
- a CDS encoding hypothetical protein (Derived by automated computational analysis using gene prediction method: GeneMarkS-2+.) yields the protein MSNENQEEKITEVIEPVVVDNRKKEIFEVLSFKDWMITILVTSIPVVNLIMFFIWGFSKEENPNKANWAKANLAWMAIGIILTIVFFGAIASFIIAALR